CTTCAAAAATGTTTCGTGGCAAACTTATAATATATCTGACCTCTGTTTCTTGAAGTATAAACGTTCTTATATACTTATACTGAGGGTTTGACAATATGCCATCAGGTAATACAATTATTACAAATCCGTTATGTCTACATAAAGTTATAAATATCTCTAAGAAAAGAATTTCTACCGCTTGGCTTCGCATAAGTTTGCCGTTCCTGTGGGCTAATTTATAATTTGAGAGAATTTGTGATGTAGCAATTCTGTGAAACCAACTGCTGAATGGAGGATTGCCTACGACAAGGTCAAATCCACCCTTCGAGATTATACTTTGAAACTCGTTTCTTCGCCAAGTTTCCCGTAGAAGAGCATCACCACAAAAGAAGATAGCATTTTGGAAAGCAGATTTCTTAAGTTTGCCAATGACCTCTTTGTCTATATCCACCCCAAATAGCCTTACTTTCGTCCATTTTTTTGCAGCGATTTTAAGGAATACACCATTACCCACTGCGGGGTCTATTATGTTCTCAATTCTTGAATCTGGAACTAGCGAGAGAGCTTTTTCTACTGCGAACTCTGGGGTAAAATACTGATTGTGATTCTTCCTGTTTTGATGTTTTTGAACCTTAACGTCTTCAACAGGAAATAGACATTGCTGGACTAAAGCCATAACAAAAGTGCCCTAATCATCTGAGGATGAAACTTGCCTTTGTAAGGGTAAATCCAATGGGTAAGATATTGATTTACGGATCTTGTCCTGTTCCTTTGAATTATTTGAAGATAATCAGAAAATCTTTTACCAACGGATTTTAAATATGCTGTTTTCTTTATCAATTCCTCGTCTAACTCATTTGATTTATTACTGATTTTGAATTCTCTTAATCCATTTGTGGCAACAAAATCAACGCCTAATGCCCTTAATTCCAATTGTGCCAATGACAGTTCATAGATAAATTGCACATTATCCAACAATGTTACATCTGAATTCACTGATTGTTTCAGATCGTAGGCCCAGAATTCCTGGATCTCTTCTGCTTTTTCCATCATCTTTTGTCCTTTATATGTTTCTACCATTGCTTTAGCTCCTTATATCTATGGATGAAATTGCGTACAACTTGTTTATAAGCGAACCGAGTTCGTTTATCCCCTTAAATTTAGGGTTGTTAGACGAACTTGTTTCGTTTATCCCGATTCTGACTGAAATACCAGAAAACCCTCTTACTAATATTTTTTGTCAATCCACAGCCTCCTTTTCTCCTCAATCTTCAAAGTGTCCAAAGGACTTTTTATCTTGCCTAAACTTTTTATACTGACATGCGTATATATCTCGGTTGTCTTGCTATCCTTATGCCTTAATCCGAAATCCGCCTTCTGCATTCCGCCATCGAATTAGCGCCACCTTCTGCTGCCCAGCCCCCTGACCGCCAGAAGCAGGCTAAAGATAATAAGGGAAAGATAGTAGATGATGTCCCTGGAGTCTATTACCCCCCGTGAGATGTTAGTAAAATGGTATTCGATGGAAAGATATTCCAGGATCGATACCAGCCCCTGAGGCACGAACATAA
The genomic region above belongs to bacterium and contains:
- a CDS encoding N-6 DNA methylase: MALVQQCLFPVEDVKVQKHQNRKNHNQYFTPEFAVEKALSLVPDSRIENIIDPAVGNGVFLKIAAKKWTKVRLFGVDIDKEVIGKLKKSAFQNAIFFCGDALLRETWRRNEFQSIISKGGFDLVVGNPPFSSWFHRIATSQILSNYKLAHRNGKLMRSQAVEILFLEIFITLCRHNGFVIIVLPDGILSNPQYKYIRTFILQETEVRYIISLPRNIFE